Proteins from a single region of Scylla paramamosain isolate STU-SP2022 chromosome 13, ASM3559412v1, whole genome shotgun sequence:
- the LOC135106418 gene encoding long-chain fatty acid transport protein 4-like isoform X3, producing MSMSLCQSGPAAPTRSRWSNWAARLSTIPRDTRGLVRFIKLTVKLKHAQRNNLSVPKAFRIIASKNRNKVAFYFEEETWTFGQVDELSNRIGNYFASQGIKHGDSVAVFLENRVEYVCLWLGLTKIGAVPALINYNLRLEPLVHCIKVASCKAIVCGAEVQPAICDIFDREEISSLPIYVYGPREEEIAIQGGIDLDSVLPSTPTTVPPQLMNVNFIDNMVYIYTSGTTGLPKAAIIKHSRGYMAMIAGTCMIGLTDDDIVYSPLPLYHLAAGLLGSGQALCHGNTVVLKRKFSVSAYWKDCVKYNCTAGQYIGEICRYLLNMPEKPEDSQHKLRIMFGNGLRPTIWEEFQKRFNVPKISEFYGSTEGNANIINIDGKVGAVGFVSVLFPAVYPVALLKVDEETREIVRDSNGLCIRCKPGEAGEFIGKIIQNDPIRDFHGYADQNATKKKVVKDVFKKGDFAFLSGDILVMDDEGYLYFKDRTGDTFRWKGENVSTIEVENIISRVTGLSDVIVYGVEVPGTEGRAGMAAILDREDALDLEHLYDGMAKSLASYARPLFIRTVKEMEMTGTFKLKKVTVQKEGFNINIIKDKVFFLDVKKRAYIPLTTDIYNKIISGEMRL from the exons ATGAGTATGTCCTTGTGCCAGAGCGGCCCAGCGGCCCCCACCCGTTCCCGATGGTCGAATTGGGCCGCTCGTTTGTCCACAATTCCAAGAGATACCAG AGGTTTGGTGCGATTCATTAAACTGACAGTGAAGCTCAAGCATGCTCAGCGGAATAATCTAAGTGTTCCGAAAGCCTTCCGCATTATAGCGTCCAAGAATAGAAACAAAGTGGCATTCTACTTTGAAGAAGAGACATGGACTTTTGGACAG GTGGATGAGCTAAGCAACAGAATAGGGAACTATTTTGCTAGTCAAGGCATCAAACATGGGGATTCTGTGGCTGTCTTCTTGGAGAACAGAGTGGAGTATGTCTGCCTTTGGTTGGGGCTAACTAAG ATAGGTGCTGTTCCTGCCCTCATCAACTACAATCTCCGTCTTGAACCACTGGTGCATTGTATTAAAGTTGCATCTTGCAAAGCTATTGTGTGTGGTGCTGAAGTTCAGCCAG caaTATGTGATATATTTGACAGAGAGGAAATTTCAAGTCTGCCTATATATGTATATGGTCccagagaagaagaaattgcCATCCAAG GTGGTATCGACCTGGATTCTGTCTTACCCTCCACTCCAACCACTGTTCCACCACAACTAATGAATGTGAACTTCATTGACAATATGGTCTACATCTACACTTCTGGTACTACTGGCCTTCCAAAGGCTGCTATCATCAAGCACTCTAG AGGCTACATGGCAATGATTGCTGGTACCTGTATGATTGGTCTGACTGACGACGATATTGTGTACTCACCTCTGCCCCTGTACCATCTGGCAGCTGGCCTTTTAGGGTCAGGTCAAGCTCTTTGTCATGGAAATACTGTTGTCCTCAAACGAAAATTTTCAGTTTCTGCATACTGGAAAGACTGTGTGAAATATAACTGTACG GCTGGCCAGTACATTGGTGAGATTTGCCGCTACCTCCTCAACATGCCAGAGAAACCAGAAGACTCTCAACACAAG CTTCGCATCATGTTTGGAAATGGTTTGAGGCCTACCATATGGGAAGAATTTCAGAAAAGGTTCAATGTTCCTAAAATAAGTGAATTCTATGGGTCGACAGAAGGGAATGCCAACATAA TTAACATTGATGGTAAAGTAGGAGCAGTCGGCTTTGTGTCTGTTCTCTTCCCAGCTGTCTATCCTGTGGCTCTCCTGAAAGTTGATGAAGAAACCAGGGAAATTGTACGTGACTCAAATGGGTTGTGTATCAGGTGTAAACCAG GTGAGGCTGGAGAGTTTATTGGCAAGATTATACAGAATGATCCTATACGTGACTTTCATGGTTATGCTGATCAGAATGCCACCAAGAAGAAAGTAGTCAAAGATGTCTTCAAGAAAGGCgattttgcttttctctctg GTGATATTCTTGTTATGGATGATGAAGGTTACCTGTACTTCAAGGACAGAACAGGTGATACTTTCcgatggaagggagaaaatgtATCAACTATTGAAGTAGAGAACATAATTTCTCGTGTGACTGGACTCAGTGATGTTATAGTGTATGGAGTGGAG GTGCCTGGCACAGAGGGTCGAGCAGGAATGGCAGCTATTCTTGATCGTGAGGATGCATTGGATTTAGAGCATTTATATGATGGAATGGCCAAGTCCTTAGCTTCTTATGCCCGTCCTCTATTCATCAGAACTgtgaaggagatggagatgaCAG